Below is a genomic region from Streptomyces ferrugineus.
CTTGGTCGGGCTCGCCTCGGTGCTGTCCCCGGTGACGCCCAGGCCCCCGCACGCGGCCAGCGAGAGGGTCATCGTGGACGCGGCGGCCACGGTGATGGCGGTACGGCGCAGGGGGCGCAAGGGACGCATAGAGGAGCTCACTTCTGGTGCCTTCGGGACACGGGCGCGCCATTGCGCCCAGATGACTGAAAAGCCAACGCGCCGACGCCCCTCAGCGTCAAGCAAAACTACTTAACGAGTGCGCAACACCACGCTCCGCTTTGCATGTAAAGACATGCCGGAACCTCTCCAAACACCCATTACACCCCGTCCACCAAATCCAGGAACAGCTTCACACCGCCGCCCCGCGCTCGACCAGGAGATCGAACGAACCCGGCCAGCCAGCCATCCGTCCGACCGCCGCGGGCACCCTGCTGCGAAGATCATCCGTATGACCGTCACCGAATCCCCCGTCGAGGACACCGTGTCCGGCCCGCTGACCGTCCGCCTGGACACCGAGCGCGGTGAAGTCGTCGTCGAAGGCGAGGCGGTGCCGCGGATCGTGCTGCGGCGCGCCGCCGGTACCGAGGCCGAGGAGCACATCCCCGTCGGCACCCGGGACGGCGGGCGGCTCACGCTCACCGTCGACGGCGAGGAGGTGGGCGTACACCCGGCGAAGGGACGGCTGACCCGGCGGTCGTACGCCGTCGAGGTCCGCCGCGCCGGGCAGGTGTGGCGGCTGGTGCCCGACTCGATACCGAGCAGCCGCCTCCTGCGCGACGGGCGCCGCCTCGGGGAGTTCAGCTCCGAGGGCGACGGCGAGGTCGCCGTCGACTGGCGCCCGGGCGCCACGCCGGAGGCGATCGACGTGGCCCTCGGTTACGCCCTGGCGGCGGGGTTCGGCACGGGCGCGCAGCCGATGTGGATGCTGGTCGCGGACGCGATCGGTGACCTGCTCCCCTGATATGCGCGGCGCCCGTACAACCAATCGGGGTGCCGGCCGGTCCTGTTCGGCGACGGTTGATCGCCACCGTCGCCGACCGGACCGAAGGACCGCATGAACCCAGCCAGACGCACGACCGCGGCCACCGCGACCGCCGTCGTGCTCGCCACCGCGGGCGGCCTGCTCACCGCCCTCGCCGCGCCCGCCTCCGCCGCCGTGACCTGCAACTCGCCGGTGTTCAAGCGGCAGTTCTTCGCGAACACCGCGTTCTCCGGTACGCCGAAGAGGACCGACTGCGACGGCGTCATCGACCAGAACTGGGGCACGGGCGCCCCGGCCACCGGTCTGCCCGGGAACTACTTCGGCGTCCGCTGGAGCCTGACCCGGGACTTCGGCTCCGGCGGCCCCTTCACCTTCAGCGCCTCCGGCCTTGACGGCATCCGGGTCTACCTCGACGGCGTCCGCAAGATCGACCTGTGGCGGAACACCTCCACGACGGTCTACAGGACCGTCAACGTCACCATCCCCTCCGGCAAGCACTCCCTGCGCGTCGACTACGTCAACTGGACCGGCAGCGCCAAGGTCAAGTTCGGCTACGCACCCAGGACTTCGGCCACCGTCGACAAGGTCAGGCCCCTGGCCCCGACCGGTGCCGCCGTGACCTACGACCAGGCCACGAGCAGGGCGAGGGTGACCTGGGCGAGGAACAAGGAGATGGACCTCGCGGGCTACCGCGTCTACCGGCGGCTGAAGGGAACCGGTGACTACCGCGTGGTCAGCGGCGGTACCCTGCTGACCGGCACCTCCTTCACACAGGCCCTCGCGCCGACCGGCACCGCGTACTACTACGAGGTGCGGGCCGTGGACCGGGCCGGCAACGAGTCGGCGGGCAGCACCGACCAGCTCGTCACGACCGTGGACCGCACCGCGCCGCTGACGCCGGTCGTGTCCGCGAGCGACGATCCGGTGCGCGGGGTCACCCTCGACTGGCAGGACGACGCGTACGGCGTGACCTACGACGTCTATCGCGCCGCGGCCGCCGACGGGGAGTTCGTGAAGCTCGGAGTGTCGTACGGCTCCAGCCGCCTCGACGAGACCGCGCCCTACGGGGACACCTCGTACTACCGGGTCGTCGCCAGGGACGGCGCCGGCAACACCGCGACGTCACAGGTCCTGGCCTTCGCCCGGCCGCTGGCGGTGCCCGCCATGGACACCCCGGGCACGAACGAGGCCGAGACCGGCATCGAGCTGCGCTGGACGACGTCGAAGGCGGCGCCGGCCGAGTTCCGGGCCTATCGCTGGGACCGCTCCGACCCGGACGCCGTCCCGGTACAGGTCACCTGCGAGCCGTACCGGGTGGGCAACGAGGCCGACTACTACCCGCAGTACGGCTGCACCGACCACTCCGCCGAGCGGCGCACGTCGTACGCCTACCACGTGACCAGCGTCGACGGTCAGGGCCGGGAGTCGGCACCCTCGCGAACGGTCTACGCGAGCCGCCTGGACACCACCCCGCCGCCCACGGTCACCGGCCTCACCCACGAGAGCACGGAGTACGGCACGGTGCTCCAGTGGGACGACAGCACGGCCGAGGACCTCGCCTCGTACACCGTGTTCCGCGCCACCGACGCCCGTGACACCTCCACCTACGAGTGGATGGCCTCGCTCCCGCCCGGCACGACTCGGTACGTCGACGTCGGCGTGCCGGACGACGAGAACTGGGTCTACCTCGTGGACGCGGTGGACACGTCGAACAACTCCCTCTACACGCTGTCCGGCAACCCGGCGGACGTGGTCGCCAACGTGAGCGTCAACGAGTTCGACCTCACCCCGGGCCAGGTGCCCCCGAACACCGCCACCTGGGCCCTGTCCGCCGAGGCGGACGCGACCGGCCACGCGGTGCTGTCGTGGACCTGCGGCACCGGCTGTGACACCAGCGGATTCCACGTGTACCGCTGGGACCGCGCGACACAGCAGTACGTCCGCCTGACCGACCTGCCCCTGGCCGTCGACGCCCGCGGCTACACCGACCCGGCCACCCCGGCCGGGACCACCAGCCACTACGTCGTCTCGGCGGTCGCCGCCGACGGTTCGGAGGCGTACACCGGCCTCGCACCCGTCGTCGTCGCCCCGCAGGAGGGCTGAGCGGCACGCGCGAGGGGCCCGGAGGTTCTCACCGAACCTCCGGGCCCCCGCACGTACGGGCGTGCGCCTAGTCCCTGGGCTTCTTCGGCCGCCACACCACGAGCGCGCTGGACTGCTGCACCTCCTGGTACGGGACCAGATCGCGGCGGTACGACGCGTGCACCGCCGCCTCGCGCTGCTGCATCGCCGCCGCGGCGCCGTCCAGGGCCGCCTGCAGTTCCACGACGCGGGACTGGAGCGCGGCGACCTGGTTCTCCAGTTCGATGATGCGCTTGATGCCGGCCAGGTTGATGCCCTCGTCCTGCGACAACGCCTGCACCTGGCGGAGCAGTTCGATGTCGCGGGCCGAGTAACGGCGCCCGCGGCCGGGGGTGCGGTCCGGCGACACCAGGCCCAGGCGGTCGTACTGGCGCAGGGTCTGCGGGTGCAGGCCGGAGAGCTGGGCCGCCACCGAGATGACGTAGACCGGGGTCTCCTCGGTCAGTTCATACGGGTTGCGTCGACGGCCGTCCATCTCGATCAAGCTCCCTTCGCGGCCTGGAACAGCTCCGCCCGCGGGTCCTCGCCCGCGGTCGCCTCGCGATACGCCTCGAGCGCGTCACGAGCCTTCCCCGAAAGGTCCTTCGGGACACTCACCTCGACGGTGACCAGCAGGTCTCCGCGGGTGCCGTCCTTGCGGACCGCGCCCTTGCCCCGCGCCCGCATGGTGCGGCCGTTGGGCGTGCCGGGCGGCAGCTTCAGGGTGACCGGCGGTCCGCCCAGGGTGGGGACCCTGACCTCGCCGCCGAGGGCCGCCTCCGTGAAGGTCACGGGGACGGTCACCGTGAGGTTGTCGTCCTTGCGGCCGAACACCGGGTGCGCGTCGACGTGCACGGTGACGTACAGGTCGCCGGCCGGGCCGCCGCGCTCGCCGGGCGCTCCCTTGCCGCGCAGCCGGATGCGCTGGCTGTCCGACACCCCGGCGGGGATGCGGACCTGCATGGTCCGGGACGACTTCGCGCGGCCGCTGCCCTTGCACTCCATGCAGGGGTGCTCGGCCATCAGGCCGCGCCCCTTGCAGTCCGGGCACGGGTCGGTGAGGGAGAAGCCGCCGCCCGAGCCCCGCGCCACCTGGCCGGTGCCGACACAGGTCGGGCACACCCTCGGCGTGCCGTTCTTGTCGCCGGTGCCCGCGCACGCCTTGCACGGCGACTGCGAGGACATCCGCAGCGGGACCGTCGCGCCCTCGATCGCCTCGGTGAAGCTGAGGGTGACCTCGGTGTCGATGTCCTGGCCCCGGCGTGGCTGGGTACGGGTGGTGCCCGTGCCGCCGCGGTTGAACAGGCCCCCGAAGACGTCACCGAGTCCGCCGCCGAAGCCGCCGGCGCCGGACTGACCGCCCTGGGCGCCGCCTCCGAAGAGGTCGCCCAGGTCGAAGTTGAAGGAGCCGCCGCCCGCGCCGCCCGGCCCCGGGCGGAAGCCGCCGTTGCCGAAGAGGGCGCGTGCCTCGTCGTACTCCTTGCGCTTCTTGGGGTCGCCGAGGACGTCGTTCGCCTCGGAGATCTCCTTGAAGCGCTCCTCCGCCTTGGCGTTGCCCTTGTTGGCGTCCGGGTGGTTCTCGCGGGCGAGCTTCCGGTACGCCTTCTTGATCTCGGCCTCGGTGGCGTCCTTGGGGACGCCGAGGACCTTGTAGAAGTCCTTCTCGATGAAGTCCTTGGTGCTCATCCTCGACGTCCCTCCTCTCTCGTCGTCAGTTCAACGTCAGCCCTCGTCCGGGCCACCGCTCTCCTTGTCGTCGGCCGTCGCGGCGCTCTCCTCGGCCCCTTCGCCCTTGACGGTCTGCGCGCCCGGCTGGGGCTCGGCGACCGCCACCCGCGCGGGGCGGATGGTGCGCTCGCCGATGCGATACCCCGGCTGGAGGATCGCGACGCAGGTCGTCTCGGTGACGTCCGGCGCGTAGGAGTGCATCAGCGCCTCGTGGATCGTCGGGTCGAAGGGCTCGCCCTCCTTGCCGAACTGCTGCAGGCCCATCTTGGCGGCGACGGTCTCCAAGGACTCCGCCACCGACTTGAACCCGCCCACGAGTTCGCCGTGTTCCCGCGCGCGGCCGATGTCGTCGAGCACGGGCAGGAGCTCGGTCAGGAGGTTCGCGATGGCGATCTCCTTGACCGTGATCCGGTCGCGCTCGACGCGGCGGCGGTAGTTCTGGTACTCGGCCTGGAGCCGCTGGACGTCCGCCGTGCGCTCGTTGAGCGCCGTGCGCACCTGGTCCAGCTGGGCCACCAGGCCGGCGTCCGCTGCTGCTGATCCGTCCCCGGCCGGGGCCGCTCCCTCCTGCGGAGCGGCCTTCGGCTCGGCGTCGTCGGGGGTCGCGCCGGAGGGGACGTCAGGCTTCTCCTCGAAGCCCGGGGTCTCCTCCGTCACGCGGCACCGTCCTTGCGCTCGTCGTCCACGATCTCGGCGTCCACGACGTCGTCCTCAGGGGCCTTGCCACCCGGGGCGGCGCCCTCGGGGCCGCCCGCGGCCTGCGCGGCCTGGGCGTCGGCGTACATGGCCTGGCCGACCTTCTGGGAGACCGCGGCGACCTTCTCGGTGGCCGAGCGGATCTCGGCGGTGTCCTCGCCCTTGAGCGCGGTCTTCAGCTCCTCGACGGCGGACTCGACCTCGGTCCTGACCTCGCCGGGGACCTTGTCCTCGTTGTCCTTGAGGAACTTCTCCGTCTGGTAGACGAGCTGCTCGCCCTGGTTGCGGGACTCGGCGGCCTCGCGGCGGCGGTGGTCCTCCTCCGCGTACTGCTCGGCCTCCTGGCGCATCCGGTCGACCTCGTCCTTCGGCAGCGAGGAGCCGCCGGTGACGGTCATCTTCTGCTCCTTGCCCGTGCCGAGGTCCTTGGCCGTGACGTGCATGATGCCGTTGGCGTCGATGTCGAAGGACACCTCGATCTGCGGGACGCCGCGCGGCGCCGGCGGCAGACCGGTCAGCTCGAACATCCCGAGCTTCTTGTTGTACGCCGCGATCTCGCGCTCGCCCTGGTAGACCTGGATCTGCACGGACGGCTGGTTGTCCTCGGCCGTGGTGAAGATCTCGGACCGCTTGGTCGGGATCGTGGTGTTGCGCTCGATGAGCTTGGTCATGATGCCGCCCTTGGTCTCGATACCGAGGGACAGCGGGGTCACGTCGAGGAGCAGGACGT
It encodes:
- the grpE gene encoding nucleotide exchange factor GrpE; protein product: MTEETPGFEEKPDVPSGATPDDAEPKAAPQEGAAPAGDGSAAADAGLVAQLDQVRTALNERTADVQRLQAEYQNYRRRVERDRITVKEIAIANLLTELLPVLDDIGRAREHGELVGGFKSVAESLETVAAKMGLQQFGKEGEPFDPTIHEALMHSYAPDVTETTCVAILQPGYRIGERTIRPARVAVAEPQPGAQTVKGEGAEESAATADDKESGGPDEG
- a CDS encoding PA14 domain-containing protein; this encodes MNPARRTTAATATAVVLATAGGLLTALAAPASAAVTCNSPVFKRQFFANTAFSGTPKRTDCDGVIDQNWGTGAPATGLPGNYFGVRWSLTRDFGSGGPFTFSASGLDGIRVYLDGVRKIDLWRNTSTTVYRTVNVTIPSGKHSLRVDYVNWTGSAKVKFGYAPRTSATVDKVRPLAPTGAAVTYDQATSRARVTWARNKEMDLAGYRVYRRLKGTGDYRVVSGGTLLTGTSFTQALAPTGTAYYYEVRAVDRAGNESAGSTDQLVTTVDRTAPLTPVVSASDDPVRGVTLDWQDDAYGVTYDVYRAAAADGEFVKLGVSYGSSRLDETAPYGDTSYYRVVARDGAGNTATSQVLAFARPLAVPAMDTPGTNEAETGIELRWTTSKAAPAEFRAYRWDRSDPDAVPVQVTCEPYRVGNEADYYPQYGCTDHSAERRTSYAYHVTSVDGQGRESAPSRTVYASRLDTTPPPTVTGLTHESTEYGTVLQWDDSTAEDLASYTVFRATDARDTSTYEWMASLPPGTTRYVDVGVPDDENWVYLVDAVDTSNNSLYTLSGNPADVVANVSVNEFDLTPGQVPPNTATWALSAEADATGHAVLSWTCGTGCDTSGFHVYRWDRATQQYVRLTDLPLAVDARGYTDPATPAGTTSHYVVSAVAADGSEAYTGLAPVVVAPQEG
- a CDS encoding heat shock protein transcriptional repressor HspR → MDGRRRNPYELTEETPVYVISVAAQLSGLHPQTLRQYDRLGLVSPDRTPGRGRRYSARDIELLRQVQALSQDEGINLAGIKRIIELENQVAALQSRVVELQAALDGAAAAMQQREAAVHASYRRDLVPYQEVQQSSALVVWRPKKPRD
- the dnaJ gene encoding molecular chaperone DnaJ; translation: MSTKDFIEKDFYKVLGVPKDATEAEIKKAYRKLARENHPDANKGNAKAEERFKEISEANDVLGDPKKRKEYDEARALFGNGGFRPGPGGAGGGSFNFDLGDLFGGGAQGGQSGAGGFGGGLGDVFGGLFNRGGTGTTRTQPRRGQDIDTEVTLSFTEAIEGATVPLRMSSQSPCKACAGTGDKNGTPRVCPTCVGTGQVARGSGGGFSLTDPCPDCKGRGLMAEHPCMECKGSGRAKSSRTMQVRIPAGVSDSQRIRLRGKGAPGERGGPAGDLYVTVHVDAHPVFGRKDDNLTVTVPVTFTEAALGGEVRVPTLGGPPVTLKLPPGTPNGRTMRARGKGAVRKDGTRGDLLVTVEVSVPKDLSGKARDALEAYREATAGEDPRAELFQAAKGA